One window from the genome of Drosophila albomicans strain 15112-1751.03 chromosome 2L, ASM965048v2, whole genome shotgun sequence encodes:
- the LOC117564025 gene encoding probable 26S proteasome complex subunit sem1, whose protein sequence is MSSADKEKDTKEETNQKSEDLGLLEEDDEFEEFPAEDFRVADDVEEPNVWEDNWDDDNVEDDFSQQLKAHLESKKMET, encoded by the exons ATGTCTTCGGCCGATAAAGAGAAGGATACAAAGGAGGAGACCAATCAAAAGAGCGAAGACTTGGGCTTGCTTGAGGAAGACGATGAGTTCGAAGAGTTTCCCGCTGAAG ATTTTCGTGTAGCCGACGATGTTGAAGAGCCCAATGTGTGGGAAGATAATTGGGATGACGACAATGTGGAAGATGATTTCAGTCAACAGCTCAAGGCGCATTTGGAGAGCAAGAAAATGGAGACATGA
- the LOC117564023 gene encoding menin — translation MSTVTRSASASPCMALNGIIDASLFPLKSTSDVVNLFRRALTSAIEPDLTLLSIVVGYIELSLTTGEAAQAAQAAQAALGNSSDVIMGNSVPFPVVTHELIAGLYKKFQTILSVVDKPKPHRQATRDIIKKVSDVIWNSLIRSSYKDRAHLQNLYSYLSGNKLDCFGVALATTAGCQLLGYRDVRLAISEDHAWVMFGQKRVESIEVTWHGKGSEDKRGQDIGAGIESGSWLYLGGLAVVCERGMEVAAICVALNISLSANSDCVEVAELQQQLLWLLYDLGHLKRYPMALGLLGELEEINRTHRSISCEQLFREAIEASRSYYHNHHVYPHIFQGNYYNRLLKYREAFAAWANAADVIRLYTYQCRDDEEIYKELLDIANELIPYVMKTESSGHSARSILRDAEVFANLLRFYDGICQWEEDSLTPILHIGWAKPLVNNITKFDYDIRSQVVIKLPEDLEAEEVAKKAAAAAAVAAAAAAAEEGNNNNNNTVVKKDEKPKSELPTTLADLTAACGEKILNPDFLLQGGGQPFADQKQQATVETETANSNNTDKEATTTTTTTTSNGGSAAQSPPTEAEHKEAKLEENNTRSSGTSNNVEQATPIVDDYDPFEIMLKRPVITLHSQKMKGLKDLLLAEKLNTHAISLQVTAQSVASRKVRGAAVDSSRQPATISATITAIASTEVVGGAGGGGGGSAASASSGAGDSIAASRPKRTRRE, via the exons ATGTCGACGGTAACACGCAGCGCGAGCGCAAGTCCTTGCATGGCCCTCAATGGCATCATCGATGCCAGTTTGTTCCCCTTGAAGTCCACCAGCGATGTGGTGAATCTCTTTCGACGCGCTCTAACCAGCGCCATCGAGCCTGATCTGACGCTGCTCTCCATCGTTGTTGGCTACATCGAGTTGTCGCTCACCACCGGAGAAGCGGCTCAGGCGGCGCAGGCAGCACAAGCGGCACTAG gcaacagcagcgatgTCATCATGGGCAACAGTGTTCCGTTTCCGGTGGTCACTCATGAATTGATCGCAGGACTCTATAAGAAATTCCAGACCATCCTGTCAGTGGTGGACAAGCCAAAGCCGCATCGCCAGGCGACGCGCGACATCATCAAGAAGGTGTCAGATGTCATCTGGAATTCGCTAATACGCAGCAGCTACAAGGATCGGGCACATCTGCAGAATCTCTACAGCTATTTGTCGGGCAACAAATTGGATTGCTTTGGCGTTGCGCTTGCCACCACGGCGGGATGTCAACTGCTCGGCTATCGCGATGTGCGTTTGGCCATCTCCGAGGATCATGCGTGGGTCATGTTCGGCCAGAAGCGTGTGGAAAGCATCGAGGTGACCTGGCATGGCAAAGGTAGCGAGGATAAACGTGGACAGGACATTGGCGCTGGCATTGAATCCGGCTCTTGGCTATATCTAGGTGGATTGGCTGTGGTCTGTGAACGTGGCATGGAAGTCGCTGCCATCTGTGTGGCATTGAACATCTCCCTGAGTGCGAATAGCGATTGTGTGGAAGTTGCCgagctgcagcaacagttgctgtggctgctctACGATTTGGGGCATCTGAAGCGTTATCCCATGGCACTGGGACTACTCGGTGAACTGGAGGAGATCAATCGCACGCATCGCAGCATCAGCTGTGAGCAGTTGTTTCGCGAAGCGATCGAAGCGTCCCGCAGCTATTATCACAATCATCACGTTTATCCGCACATCTTTCAGGGCAACTATTACAATCGGTTGCTCAAGTATCGCGAGGCATTCGCCGCCTGGGCCAATGCCGCGGATGTGATCCGATTGTATACTTATCAATGTCGCGACGATGAGGAAATCTACAAGGAGCTGCTGGACATTGCCAACGAGCTGATACCCTATGTGATGAAAACGGAGAGTTCGGGGCATTCAGCACGTAGCATTCTTCGGGATGCGGAAGTGTTTGCCAATCTGTTGCGTTTCTACGATGGCATCTGTCAGTGGGAGGAGGACAGCTTGACGCCCATTTTGCACATTGGTTGGGCCAAGCCGCTGGTGAATAACATTACCAAGTTCGACTATGATATACGCTCGCAGGTGGTCATCAAGCTGCCTGAGGATTTGGAAGCGGAGGAGGTGGCTaagaaggcagcagcagcagcagcagttgccgcagcagcagcagcagctgaggagggcaacaacaacaataacaacactgTTGTTAAGAAGGATGAA aaACCCAAATCGGAGCTGCCCACAACGCTGGCGGATTTAACAGCTGCTTGCGGTGAAAAGATTTTAAATCCCGATTTTTTGCTGCAAGGCGGCGGTCAACCGTTTGCCGATCAGAAGCAGCAAGCAACGGTGGAGACGGAGACggctaacagcaacaatacaGACAAGGAggctacaacaactacaactacaacaacaagcaatGGCGGCAGCGCGGCGCAATCGCCGCCAACTGAGGCAGAGCACAAAGAAGCTAAATTGGAGGAGAACAACACCAGAAGCAGCGGCACCAGCAATAACGTTGAGCAGGCGACGCCAATTGTCGATGACTATGATCCGTTTGAGATCATGCTAAAGCGTCCCGTGATCACGCTACACAGTCAGAAGATGAAGGGTCTGAAGGATCTGCTGCTGGCGGAGAAACTCAACACGCATGCCATATCATTGCAGGTCACCGCGCAGTCGGTGGCATCGCGTAAAGTGCGTGGAGCAGCAGTGGACAGTAGTCGACAGCCGGCAACCATTTCGGCCACAATCACAGCGATAGCGTCCACGGAAGTAGTCGGAGGAgctggaggcggaggcggaggcagtGCAGCGAGTGCATCGTCGGGGGCGGGGGATTCAATTGCAGCATCGCGACCGAAGCGTACAAGACGCGAGTAA
- the LOC117564883 gene encoding WD repeat domain-containing protein 83 has protein sequence MPELAKFNCSQTIDCKQGAVRAVRYNVDGTYCMSCGSDKKVKLWNPASGLLLKTYGGHADEVTDAAGSCDSSYIVSASLDKSIIYWDVSTGTPVRRLRSHAGGVRCVCFNEDSSIAISGGRDNAVMCWDIRTRRLDPVQVMKEAKDCITTVLTNEHKIYAASLDGCVRHYDIRVGEMTCDKVGEPITYLAQTRDEQCLVAGCQDSTVRLLDCETGGLLNEYKGHQADDYHIECGILQSDAHIVAGSSDGYAYVWDLVEAKVLQRIRISDNGGVVHSLATHPKRQELLFARRRDMYVFTTDVQIEEEQL, from the exons atgccGGAATTAGCGAAATTCAACTGCAGCCAGACCATCGATTGCAAACAGGGTGCGGTGCGTGCAGTGCGTTATAATG TGGATGGAACTTATTGTATGAGCTGCGGCTCAGACAAGAAGGTAAAACTCTGGAATCCCGCCTCAGGATTGCTGCTGAAGACTTACGGCGGTCACGCGGATGAAGTAACTGATGCAGCAGGCAGCTGCGATAGCAGCTATATAGTCTCAGCCAGTCTGGACAAGAGCATTATCTATTGGGACGTATCAACAG GGACACCGGTGCGACGGCTGCGCAGTCATGCTGGGGGTGTGCGCTGTGTCTGCTTCAACGAGGACTCCTCCATAGCGATCTCTGGGGGACGTGACAATGCTGTGATGTGCTGGGACATACGTACACGACGCCTCGATCCTGTACAGGTAATGAAAGAGGCCAAGGATTGCATCACAACGGTGCTGACCAACGAGCACAAGATCTATGCCGCCTCCCTCGATGGCTGTGTGCGACACTATGACATTCGCGTGGGTGAAATGACCTGCGATAAGGTGGGCGAACCCATCACATATCTGGCGCAGACACGGGATGAGCAATGCTTGGTGGCAGGCTGTCAGGATAGCACTGTGCGGCTGTTGGACTGTGAGACGGGCGGATTACTCAACGAGTACAAGGGTCATCAGGCGGATGACTATCACATCGAATGCGGCATTTTGCAGAGCGATGCTCACATTGTGGCGGGATCCAGCGACGGTTATGCTTACGTCTGGGATCTGGTGGAGGCCAAAGTACTGCAGCGTATTCGCATAA GTGACAATGGTGGCGTTGTGCATTCGCTAGCGACGCATCCGAAGCGACAAGAACTGCTTTTCGCTAGACGAAGAGATATGTATGTCTTTACTACAGATGTGCAGATCGAGGAGGAACAGCTGTAA
- the LOC117564000 gene encoding hormone receptor 4 produces MSSVPLPIKTEEVILENAEYNSAEELDEELQLQLEDSGGENTYHIEYTTEPSHQVTTSSQRRQSNMSGSNTTKGGGGADGGGGDGMGGGGDGGSSPSGKPILDTEKRMRREIANSNERRRMQSINAGFQSLRSLLPRHEGEKLSKAAILQQTFQYIVDLETQKTQLLTQNSELKRQVGEHEANGGGGASGDNYNSSSGNANETNNSSSNNQSGASAVAIKKRKLTDNVINMQTISDSSDEGLGSMSPEPMTLLSGGQGGVAAANAAAASKLSNASIIAAKEMLETKKLLEKERSLRRLLEDELQMIKRQLYSVATAPPGTAVAAVAANSSGAYIPREVIEHTDNFVRAEELEDLGGTVSYVEIDEMTGQQQVVVCSSIEELESDAAAEIISEDQVHEEVILSSNSSTESENEVNVNAIAKAYAEGMSTPILQAIKATPKVEVERINEKIVKVKTEKLDQPTVMGGTAVFTRSRQNLETIVEAIRHLEGDHLFADGDQQHKLQQHYQQQQQQTSHHSQHHQQQHQHQQQSQHCMQLTTAGGATHRLAQDAPLALTTGKQHAALAELTPYLQIKGNKQVIITAKSAKDMGSLSSARVTPTAIFKVQTRDATTSGATTTHHLSGSSHPVTITTSLKQCRPGVIVAKQLPSS; encoded by the exons ATCACATTGAATATACCACCGAACCGTCGCATCAGGTTACAACAAGTTCGCAGCGTCGTCAATCGAACATGAGCGGTTCGAATACCACAAAGGGAGGAGGGGGAGCAGACGGCGGCGGTGGCGATGGGATGGGTGGGGGGGGCGACGGAGGCAGCTCGCCAAGTGGCAAACCCATTTTGGATACCGAGAAACGTATGCGACGCGAAATCGCCAATAGCAATGAGCGTCGACGCATGCAGAGCATCAATGCCGGTTTTCAGAGTTTACGTTCCCTGCTGCCGCGACACGAGGGCGAAAAGTTGAGCAAG GCGGCAATTCTACAACAGACCTTCCAATACATTGTGGATCTGGAGACCCAGAAGACACAGCTGCTCACACAGAACAGCGAACTGAAGCGTCAGGTCGGTGAACACGAAGCAAATGGAGGCGGTGGCGCCTCCggcgacaactacaacagcagcagcggcaatgCCAACGAAacgaacaacagcagcagcaacaaccagagCGGAGCAAGTGCGGTGGCCATTAAGAAACGCAAGCTGACGGACAACGTCATCAACATGCAGACGATCAGCGACAGTTCGGACGAAGGACTTGGATCGATGTCTCCCGAACCCATGACACTGCTCTCTGGTGGtcaagggggcgtggcagccgCCAATGCAGCAGCGGCTAGTAAATTGAGCAATGCCAGCATAATAGCGGCCAAAGAGATGCTGGAGACAAAGAAGCTGCTGGAGAAGGAGCGCAGTTTGCGACGCCTGCTCGAGGATGAGCTGCAAATGATCAAGCGACAACTGTATAGTGTTGCCACCGCGCCACCAGGCAcagctgttgccgctgtggcagccaacagcagcggcgCCTACATTCCACGTGAGGTCATCGAGCACACCGACAATTTTGTGCGCGCCGAGGAGCTGGAGGATTTGGGCGGCACCGTCTCGTATGTGGAGATCGATGAGATGACCGGACAACAGCAGGTGGTTGTGTGTTCCAGCATCGAGGAGCTCGAATCAGATGCAGCCGCCGAGATCATAAGCGAGGATCAGGTGCATGAGGAGGTCATCCTCTCATCGAATAGTTCGACCGAGTCGGAGAATGAGGTCAATGTGAATGCGATTGCCAAAGCGTATGCCGAGGGCATGAGCACGCCGATATTGCAGGCGATCAAGGCCACGCCCAAAGTGGAGGTGGAGCGCATCAATGAGAAGATCGTCAAAGTGAAGACAGAGAAACTGGATCAGCCCACGGTGATGGGTGGAACGGCGGTATTTACGCGTTCGCGTCAAAATCTCGAGACCATTGTGGAGGCCATACGCCACCTGGAGGGTGATCATCTGTTCGCCGATGGTGATCAGCAGCACAAGTTGCAACAGCactaccaacaacagcagcaacagacgTCGCATCATTCgcagcatcatcaacagcaacatcagcaccagcaacagtcGCAGCATTGCATGCAACTCACCACAGCCGGTGGTGCAACGCATCGTTTGGCGCAGGATGCGCCGTTGGCATTGACCACAGGCAAACAGCATGCGGCGTTGGCCGAACTGACGCCTTACTTGCAGATCAAGGGCAATAAGCAGGTGATCATTACAGCCAAATCGGCCAAGGATATGGGCAGCTTATCGAGTGCTCGTGTCACCCCAACGGCCATTTTTAAAGTGCAGACCAGGGATGCAACAACATCAGGGGCGACGACGACACATCATTTGAGCGGCAGCAGTCATCCCGTTACAATTACCACTTCACTCAAACAGTGCCGTCCCGGTGTCATTGTTGCCAAGCAGCTGCCGTCATCCTGA